In the genome of Eriocheir sinensis breed Jianghai 21 chromosome 44, ASM2467909v1, whole genome shotgun sequence, one region contains:
- the LOC126980368 gene encoding putative inorganic phosphate cotransporter isoform X1 has product MYSSSSFSSLSLSLSLSLSLSLSLSHTHTHTHTEWLPARGSLALLIMLGLINALMVRVNLSVAIVAMVRQPNTSGANHTSLSGQCHTTTTTTTTNMTIATTTTAVPATSTIAIITTGIQSDEGPLSTTPGEAAGKEYPLVSPALLADPGKEGTEGKEGEEEEEEEEEEEEDDGLLDWDEWVQGLVLGSFFNTYWISQVGGGRLAEVYGTKLVLGVVVLSGGVGALLTPLAARTHYIALIALRMLQGFFQGAAFPCIFPLMVRWIPRFERARFIAYVLFCNNISITLTMPFCGVIIDALGWEAAFYVTGVLSLLWCLLCYTCMYERPQEHPRITQEELNFILQEVRPDYDDDSPLHTVSAPSEPSPSHTSPLSSVPSKEEISQKSHKSSSLYCASSPSSSSSSASPSSSSPSCSPSSVPWRSLAGSLPMWAIMVCEAGNSFGFSVYFSYLPTYLKTVLGVNISENGLLSALPFLARYMGGVLFSTLGDWLLRRRYLSMLTVRRLFSVVAMLGPAATMLAVAETGCIPGTLAVVLLCLGFFFNGAVTVSLFPNKADLSPNFAGTVSGLGNTCANLISFIAPLVVASIIQNQQTVEQWRKVFLVCVPVYALCEVFYLFFASSSIQPWDLHRGGREEGAKEAEKEEEEGDALILEGRQGSL; this is encoded by the exons atgtattcctcctcctccttctcctctctctctctctctctctctctctctctctctctctctctctctctctcacacacacacacacacacacacacagaatggctCCCAGCACGCGGCTCCCTGGCTCTCCTCATCATGCTTGGGCTCATCAACGCTCTCATGGTCCGCGTCAACCTCTCCGTCGCTATCGTGGCCATGGTCCGTCAACCCAACACCAGCGGGGCCAACCACACCAGCCTCAGCGGACagtgccacaccaccaccaccaccaccaccaccaacatgaccatcgccaccaccaccaccgccgtcccCGCCACCAGCACCATAGCCATCATAACCACAGGCATTCAGT CCGATGAGGGGCCATTGTCCACCACACCGGGAGAGGCGGCAGGCAAAGAGTACCCATTGGTGTCACCGGCGCTGCTGGCTGACCCGGGCAAAGAGGGAAcg gaagggaaggaaggtgaagaggaggaggaggaggaggaggaggaggaggaggacgacggccTGCTGGATTGGGACGAGTGGGTGCAAGGCCTCGTGCTCGGCTCCTTCTTCAACACCTATTGGATTAGCCAG gtgggCGGCGGGCGGCTCGCTGAGGTGTACGGGACGAAGCTTGTCTTGGGCGTGGTGGTGTTGTCGGGAGGCGTGGGGGCCCTCCTCACGCCACTGGCCGCGCGTACCCACTACATCGCCCTTATCGCCCTCAGGATGCTGCAAGGGTTCTTCCAG GGCGCGGCCTTCCCCTGCATATTCCCGCTGATGGTTCGCTGGATTCCGCGCTTCGAACGGGCCAGGTTTATCGCCTACGTTCTCTTCT GCAACAACATCAGCATCACCCTCACCATGCCCTTCTGCGGTGTGATAATCGATGCTCTGGGGTGGGAGGCGGCCTTCTACGTGACGGGCGTGTTGTCCCTCCTCTGGTGCCTTCTGTGTTACACCTGCATGTATGAAAGGCCCCAGGAACACCCAAG GATCACACAAGAGGAACTGAACTTCATACTCCAGGAGGTTCGCCCGGATTATGACGATGACTCACCCTTGCACACGGTCTCAGCTCCTTCCGAACCTTCGCCCTCACATACATCACCCTTGTCATCGGTACCATCAAAGGAGGAGATTAGCCAGAAATCCCACAAATCATCCTCCTTGTACTgtgcctcctctccttcatcctcctcctcatctgcatcgccttcttcatcttctccatcgTGCTCGCCCTCGTCGGTGCCGTGGCGGTCGCTGGCTGGCTCCCTTCCCATGTGGGCCATTATGGTGTGCGAGGCGGGGAACTCCTTCGGCTTCAGTGTGTACTTCTCTTACCTGCCCACCTACCTGAAGACCGTGCTGGGCGTCAACATCAgcgag AACGGTCTCCTCTCCGCCCTGCCCTTCCTAGCGCGGTACATGGGCGGGGTGCTGTTCTCCACGCTGGGCGACTGGCTTCTGAGGCGACGGTACCTCTCCATGCTGACCGTGCGGCGGCTCTTCAGCgtcgtgg CCATGCTTGGCCCCGCGGCGACCATGCTGGCGGTGGCTGAGACTGGGTGCATCCCCGGGACCCTGGCCGTGGTGCTGCTCTGCCTCGGGTTCTTCTTCAACGGCGCCGTCACCGTGAGCCTCTTTCCCAACAAGGCGGACCTGTCGCCTAactttgcag gcacGGTGAGTGGGCTGGGCAACACCTGCGCCAACCTTATCTCCTTCATCGCTCCTCTAGTGGTGGCCAGCATCATCCAGAACCAg CAAACAGTTGAGCAGTGGCGGAAGGTGTTCTTGGTGTGCGTCCCCGTGTACGCGCTGTGCGAggtcttctatctcttcttcgcCTCGAGCTCCATCCAGCCTTGGGATCTGCACCGCGGCGGCCGGGAGGAAGGGGCgaaggaggcggaaaaggaggaggaagagggtgatgcGTTAATTCTTGAAGGGAGACAAGGAAGTTTATAG
- the LOC126980368 gene encoding putative inorganic phosphate cotransporter isoform X2 has protein sequence MGKSLTFFSCLRLEWLPARGSLALLIMLGLINALMVRVNLSVAIVAMVRQPNTSGANHTSLSGQCHTTTTTTTTNMTIATTTTAVPATSTIAIITTGIQSDEGPLSTTPGEAAGKEYPLVSPALLADPGKEGTEGKEGEEEEEEEEEEEEDDGLLDWDEWVQGLVLGSFFNTYWISQVGGGRLAEVYGTKLVLGVVVLSGGVGALLTPLAARTHYIALIALRMLQGFFQGAAFPCIFPLMVRWIPRFERARFIAYVLFCNNISITLTMPFCGVIIDALGWEAAFYVTGVLSLLWCLLCYTCMYERPQEHPRITQEELNFILQEVRPDYDDDSPLHTVSAPSEPSPSHTSPLSSVPSKEEISQKSHKSSSLYCASSPSSSSSSASPSSSSPSCSPSSVPWRSLAGSLPMWAIMVCEAGNSFGFSVYFSYLPTYLKTVLGVNISENGLLSALPFLARYMGGVLFSTLGDWLLRRRYLSMLTVRRLFSVVAMLGPAATMLAVAETGCIPGTLAVVLLCLGFFFNGAVTVSLFPNKADLSPNFAGTVSGLGNTCANLISFIAPLVVASIIQNQQTVEQWRKVFLVCVPVYALCEVFYLFFASSSIQPWDLHRGGREEGAKEAEKEEEEGDALILEGRQGSL, from the exons ATGGGGAAGAGCCTGACCTTCTTCAGCTGCCTGCGCCTGG aatggctCCCAGCACGCGGCTCCCTGGCTCTCCTCATCATGCTTGGGCTCATCAACGCTCTCATGGTCCGCGTCAACCTCTCCGTCGCTATCGTGGCCATGGTCCGTCAACCCAACACCAGCGGGGCCAACCACACCAGCCTCAGCGGACagtgccacaccaccaccaccaccaccaccaccaacatgaccatcgccaccaccaccaccgccgtcccCGCCACCAGCACCATAGCCATCATAACCACAGGCATTCAGT CCGATGAGGGGCCATTGTCCACCACACCGGGAGAGGCGGCAGGCAAAGAGTACCCATTGGTGTCACCGGCGCTGCTGGCTGACCCGGGCAAAGAGGGAAcg gaagggaaggaaggtgaagaggaggaggaggaggaggaggaggaggaggaggacgacggccTGCTGGATTGGGACGAGTGGGTGCAAGGCCTCGTGCTCGGCTCCTTCTTCAACACCTATTGGATTAGCCAG gtgggCGGCGGGCGGCTCGCTGAGGTGTACGGGACGAAGCTTGTCTTGGGCGTGGTGGTGTTGTCGGGAGGCGTGGGGGCCCTCCTCACGCCACTGGCCGCGCGTACCCACTACATCGCCCTTATCGCCCTCAGGATGCTGCAAGGGTTCTTCCAG GGCGCGGCCTTCCCCTGCATATTCCCGCTGATGGTTCGCTGGATTCCGCGCTTCGAACGGGCCAGGTTTATCGCCTACGTTCTCTTCT GCAACAACATCAGCATCACCCTCACCATGCCCTTCTGCGGTGTGATAATCGATGCTCTGGGGTGGGAGGCGGCCTTCTACGTGACGGGCGTGTTGTCCCTCCTCTGGTGCCTTCTGTGTTACACCTGCATGTATGAAAGGCCCCAGGAACACCCAAG GATCACACAAGAGGAACTGAACTTCATACTCCAGGAGGTTCGCCCGGATTATGACGATGACTCACCCTTGCACACGGTCTCAGCTCCTTCCGAACCTTCGCCCTCACATACATCACCCTTGTCATCGGTACCATCAAAGGAGGAGATTAGCCAGAAATCCCACAAATCATCCTCCTTGTACTgtgcctcctctccttcatcctcctcctcatctgcatcgccttcttcatcttctccatcgTGCTCGCCCTCGTCGGTGCCGTGGCGGTCGCTGGCTGGCTCCCTTCCCATGTGGGCCATTATGGTGTGCGAGGCGGGGAACTCCTTCGGCTTCAGTGTGTACTTCTCTTACCTGCCCACCTACCTGAAGACCGTGCTGGGCGTCAACATCAgcgag AACGGTCTCCTCTCCGCCCTGCCCTTCCTAGCGCGGTACATGGGCGGGGTGCTGTTCTCCACGCTGGGCGACTGGCTTCTGAGGCGACGGTACCTCTCCATGCTGACCGTGCGGCGGCTCTTCAGCgtcgtgg CCATGCTTGGCCCCGCGGCGACCATGCTGGCGGTGGCTGAGACTGGGTGCATCCCCGGGACCCTGGCCGTGGTGCTGCTCTGCCTCGGGTTCTTCTTCAACGGCGCCGTCACCGTGAGCCTCTTTCCCAACAAGGCGGACCTGTCGCCTAactttgcag gcacGGTGAGTGGGCTGGGCAACACCTGCGCCAACCTTATCTCCTTCATCGCTCCTCTAGTGGTGGCCAGCATCATCCAGAACCAg CAAACAGTTGAGCAGTGGCGGAAGGTGTTCTTGGTGTGCGTCCCCGTGTACGCGCTGTGCGAggtcttctatctcttcttcgcCTCGAGCTCCATCCAGCCTTGGGATCTGCACCGCGGCGGCCGGGAGGAAGGGGCgaaggaggcggaaaaggaggaggaagagggtgatgcGTTAATTCTTGAAGGGAGACAAGGAAGTTTATAG